A window of the Dictyostelium discoideum AX4 chromosome 4 chromosome, whole genome shotgun sequence genome harbors these coding sequences:
- the lyrm5 gene encoding hypothetical protein: MENTHSMISFKTLNKLKIQQLFSIKNKSFYSTSSPISSTVNSSGNDNIDIENDKEIKKKNRLIVKDLYKQLMYLGRVGFLGVDYIRDKAKPQFISNANLTDNNKINECIERTKYVIKEIEAMNRFHKYRNLKKSYDLEFQKVNDNFLNLDNDQNKIK, from the exons ATGGaaaat acacattcaatgatttcatttaaaactttaaataaattaaagatacaacaattattttctataaaaaataagagtTTTTACTCAACATCTTCACCTATATCATCAACAGTaaatagtagtggtaatgataatattgatattgaaaatgacaaagaaataaaaaaaaagaatagatTGATTGTAAAGGATTTATATAAGcaa ttaatgtATCTTGGAAGAGTTGGATTTTTAGGTGTTGATTATATAAGAGATAAAGCAAAACCacaatttatttcaaatgcAAATTTaacagataataataaaataaatgaatgtATAGAAAGAACAAAATATGTAATCAAAGAGATCGAAGCAATGAATAGGTTTCATAAAtatagaaatttaaaaaagtcaTATGACCTTGAATTTCAAAAagtaaatgataattttttaaatttagataatgatcaaaataaaataaaataa
- the rcdK gene encoding NDT80/PhoG-like protein gives MDGYNQQQQQQQQQQQQHQMNLGSSGGILHSPQQQQQQQQQQQQQQQQPMNGSNNQLLGISNGGFGTMLQQSASLPINIQGSNSFSTFTPLSADDSNLKKRKIKNEDGTYSEIPYSPNSLVGSNGGLDSSFLMLQQQLQDQQQQIAQFNSSVNSPSFSLNSSQVNNNNNNNNNINNNNNSNNNINNNNSNNNINNNNNNNNNNNNNINNNNINNNNNYNNNNNNNNHNHLQTTTTTTTNNGLTINANNTPSQLSSSSLYPGIIPQISITNTQSGYTPRSISPNPSPNLSPTNSPIQSPHLPTDNYLMIGSENENSDPPSPMTQYNENPPFTWTDYKSEPWYTTFNTNGDEMPVPLLNIMASKGFSYIGGQWIYCRRNHFQLDITAVYPKLFQETQYGHNGVTLSNSSSSVDPTQTPSYMLISGVKTPINGLTLTIKGIKNRADMSQQESEVELFQTNSKREKQGEHAPKPVAIQFGSLVSIQRLHFRKATLNNARRHGQPNPHQEFNQLVVSLYGRCMGQEYCIVSYVSPALIVRTATQVTPPGDLSPVHTPDYAGTSSNNGGGSNNMNCFGPTISNIDFSTMNIVSPGHSPTSPRPLSQLTSQGQTNILRLTQNHNNNNNNNNNNNNNNNNNNNNNNNNNINNNNNSNNNSLGNINNNNSNMLTSSSLLNGRINCFNNNINNNNNNQHNNNNQHNNNNNHHNINNQHNNQNNNNNNNNNNKCHWNSGDTEKSIVYNGKVGINVENPAYALSVQGTIYASEGVYHPSDLRIKYDLKSIDSKSNLDNVNRMKLYDYKYNPQWTHMNGRDPYLDNCDRGVIAQDLQRILPNAVRTIGNKNVNGQEIENLLVIKNEALVMETIGATQELSKQMDEMKLKLITYESKLKNLKKKSKNQTILLIIFMITFLLVALYMYKPSTHHSHHRRHNFDNNDN, from the exons ATGGATGGGTATAaccaacagcaacagcaacaacaacaacaacaacaacaacaccaaatgAATCTAGGTTCATCGGGTGGTATTTTACATAgcccacaacaacaacaacaacaacaacaacaacaacaacaacaacaacagcaaccaaTGAATGgttcaaataatcaattattggGTATTAGTAATGGCGGATTTGGAACAATGCTCCAACAATCAGCATCTTTACCAATCAATATACAAGGATCAAATTCATTCTCAACATTTACACCATTATCAGCTgatgattcaaatttaaaaaagagaaagattAAGAATGAAGACGGTACATATTCAGAGATCCCTTATTCTCCAAATTCATTGGTTGGTAGTAATGGTGGTTTAGATAGTAGTTTTTTAAtgcttcaacaacaattacaagatcaacaacaacaaatagcTCAATTTAATAGTTCTGTAAATAGtccttctttttctttaaattcaagtcaagttaataataataacaataataataataatataaataataataacaatagtaataataatataaataataacaatagtaataataatataaataataataataataacaacaacaacaataataataatataaataataataatataaataataacaataattataataataataataataataataatcataatcatcttcaaacaactacaactacaactacaaataATGGATTAACAATTAATGCAAATAATACACCAAGtcaattatcatcatcatcattatatcCAGGTATAATACCTcaaatttcaattacaaataCTCAATCAGGTTATACACCACGTAGTATATCACCAAATCCATCACCAAATCTTTCACCAACTAATTCACCAATTCAATCACCACATTTACCAACTGATAACTATTTAATGATTGGATCAGAGAATGAAAATTCTGATCCACCTTCACCAATGACACAATATAATGAAAATCCACCTTTTACTTGGACCGATTATAAATCTGAACCATGGTATACTACTTTTAATACAAATGGTGATGAAAT gcCAGTACcacttttaaatattatggCATCAAAAGGTTTTTCATATATTGGTGGACAATGGATTTATTGTAGaagaaatcattttcaattggatATTACAGCAGTTTATCCAAAACTTTTTCAAGAGACACAATATGGACATAATGGAGTTACATTGTCAAATAGTTCATCATCAGTCGATCCAACTCAAACACCATCCTATATGTTAATTAGTGGTGTGAAAACACCAATCAATGGTTTAACTCTTACCATTAAAGGTATAAAGAATCGTGCTGATATGTCACAACAAGAGAGTGAGGTGGAATTATTCCAAACCAATTCAAAACGTGAGAAACAAGGTGAACATGCACCAAAACCAGTGGCAATTCAATTCGGTTCATTGGTTAGTATACAAAGATTACATTTTAGAAAGGCAACACTTAACAATGCCAGAAGACATGGTCAACCAAATCCACATCAagaattcaatcaattggtTGTATCATTGTATGGTCGTTGTATGGGTCAAGAATATTGTATCGTAAGTTACGTTTCACCTGCTCTCATTGTTCGTACAGCAACTCAAGTAACACCACCTGGTGATCTATCACCTGTTCATACCCCTGATTATGCTGGTACAAGTAGTAacaatggtggtggtagtaataatatgaatTGTTTTGGTCCAACTATATCAAATATAGATTTTTCAACAATGAATATAGTATCACCTGGTCATTCACCAACTTCACCACGTCCTTTATCACAATTAACTAGTCAAGGTCAAACAAATATTTTACGTTTAACtcaaaatcataataataataataataataataataataataataataataataataataataataataataataataataataatataaataataataataatagtaataataatagtttaggtaatataaataataataatagtaatatgtTAACAAGTAGTAGTTTATTAAATGGTAgaataaattgttttaataataatataaataataataataataatcaacataacaataataatcaacataataataataataatcatcataatattaataatcaacataataatcaaaataataataataataataataataataataaatgtcaTTGGAATTCAGGTGACACAGAAAAATCAATTGTATATAATGGTAAAGTTGGTATTAATGTAGAGAATCCAGCATATGCACTTTCAGTTCAAGGTACAATCTATGCATCTGAAGGTGTTTATCATCCATCAGATTTAAGAATAAAATATGATTTGAAATCGATCGACTCAAAATCAAATCTTGACAATGTAAATAGAATGAAACTTTACGACTATAAATATAATCCACAATGGACTCATATGAATGGTAGGGATCCATATTTAGATAATTGTGATAGAGGTGTTATCGCCCAAGATCTTCAAAGAATTTTACCAAATGCAGTACGTACCATTGGTAATAAGAATGTAAATGGccaagaaattgaaaatcttttagtaattaaaaatgaagcTTTAGTAATGGAAACAATTGGTGCAACTCAAGAACTTTCAAAACAAATGgatgaaatgaaattaaaattaattacctatgaatcaaaattaaaaaatttaaaaaagaaatcaa aaaatcaaACTATTCTATTGATTATATTCATGATAACCTTTTTATTGGTTGCTCTCTATATGTATAAACCATCAACCCATCATAGTCATCATCGTCGtcataattttgataataatgataattaa
- the gdap2 gene encoding ganglioside induced differentiation associated protein 2: MTTTPIFSGKIDYKEIKTWDQTEFDEKNLVNDKDKVPIENFHINGPIQFKIDTEINSRICLWMGDICNLNTDTIVYSNSKTLTESDTISDKIFKYGGSEMMNDIQKNGECRYGESIITSGGNLPSRFVVHTVCPTYNPKYLSAAENALNSCYRSAFHLSMDVKSKSISFSTLHSEKRQFPSVGGCHIALRTIRRFLEKPFSKSFEKVILAINTFEDLRLYEQMLPIYFPRNQQELKFSQISLPKDVGDENGEAIVESRKIRIIETPSTIIREPEDYNCFYSNNNNNNNNVNNVNNNNSNNNNSNNNNSSSNNIDIIQKNNKNEFNNYKYDSIDKILNPFSSNFSSSPYDATMDNDSFMLKREDPDIEKRRQFSKKSEKQIENEKLKAQFQTLLTRSKVEDLSDVSRLNFTLQTTDDQNRPIVVIIGSQLNSRKDLYDQVLLYLIRVLEQTIQRGNFSIIYFHSNMSSQQSPDLSWLKKLLEIFELKYNNYLKDFNIVHPTFLLKTTLFISKSILGDKGVLSKIIYHENMNKISKLISKCNIPKSIFSYEFSKNEIDNFSFSFDNDVTL; the protein is encoded by the exons atgacaacCACACCAATTTTTAGTGGTAAAATTgattataaagaaattaaaacatgGGATCAAActgaatttgatgaaaagaatttagtgaatgataaagataaagtaccaattgaaaattttcatATTAATGGTCCAATACAATTCAAAATTGATACAGAAATTAACTCAAGAATTTGTTTATGGATGGGAGatatttgtaatttaaatactGATACAATAGTttatagtaatagtaaaacATTGACAGAAAGTGACACCATCTCTGacaaaatctttaaatatgGCGGTAGCGAAATGATGAATGATATTCAAAAGAATGGTGAATGCAGATATGGTGAGTCCATCATAACATCAGGCGGCAATTTACCATCGAGATTTGTGGTTCATACAGTTTGTCCAACATATAATCCAAAATATTTATCAGCGGCAGAGAATGCACTCAATAGTTGTTACAGATCGGCATTTCATTTATCAATGGATGTAAAATCCAAATCAATCTCATTCTCAACACTTCATTCTGAAAAGAGACAATTTCCATCAGTTGGTGGTTGTCATATAGCATTACGTACAATTCGTAGATTTTTAGAAAAACCATTTagtaaatcatttgaaaaagtAATTCTAGCTATCAATACTTTTGAAGATTTAAGACTATATGAACAAATGTTACCAATCTATTTTCCAAGAAATCAACAAGAACTTAAATTCTCTCAAATATCATTACCAAAAGATGTTGGTGATGAAAATGGTGAAGCAATTGTAGAAAGtagaaaaattagaattattgaaacaccatcaacaatTATAAGAGAACCTGAAgattataattgtttttatagtaacaataataataataataataatgtaaataatgtaaataataataatagtaataataataatagtaataataataatagtagtagtaataatattgatattattcaaaaaaataataaaaatgaatttaataattataaatatgattcaattgataagATATTGAATccattttcatcaaattttAGTTCATCACCATATGACGCAACTATGGATAATGATTCATTCATGTTAAAAAGAGAGGATCCAGATATTGAAAAGAGAAGACaattttcaaagaaatctgaaaaacaaattgaaaatgaaaaattgaaAGCACAATTTCAAACATTATTAACGAGATCAAAGGTTGAAGATTTATCAGATGTATCTCGTTTAAATTTCACTCTTCAAACAACTGATGATCAAAATAGACCAATAGTAGTTATCATTGGTTCACAATTAAATTCTAGAAAAGATTTATATGATCAAGTTTTACTTTACCTAATTAGAGTTTTAGAACAAACCATTCAAAGAggtaatttttcaataatttattttcattcaaaTATGTCATCTCAACAATCTCCAGATTTATCttggttaaaaaaattattagaaatttttgaattaaa gtataataattatttaaaagattttaatattgtacatccaacatttttattaaaaactacACTTTTCATATCGAAATCTATATTAGGTGATAAAGGtgttttatcaaaaataatttaccatgaaaatatgaataaaatttcaaaattaatttcaaaatgtaATATCCCAAAAAGTATTTTTAGTTATGAATTTTCAAagaatgaaattgataatttctcattttcttttgataatgatgttactttatag
- the CYP556A1 gene encoding cytochrome P450 family protein, with product MFLTSILYTIIIILIFYKGLEYLIEKRSFPLVHPIKGVMNGTKPYFIFGDLPFQRLLNLKPKLKELGSIYFRWFFWYPIVEIKDINAIQYVYNEKSNNYSLYWNLNKSSNFILTGSEIKRFFRIYYCAFNCKDSLQRIMPVIKSQVFDFIHSHKFQNSTLSTNDDVTNFMLKLLSRVYLGSSDEAYHCFKANYKKFNKSYLDFFHYLFPTLLKIPSKFSRKYIKNKNKRALYQVLAMKAYYGVVKQSSDDHIEESMINIIAETSYNDKEGLSLEEIKMPSYLLNASSIKGPMIMVENLMFQLIEKSEIESKIRKEIKLVFEKNGKDVNSFDFDDIMEMKYLEATLDEINRLYPPFPKLMPRQTKESDRILGYHIPKGTMISCPVADILRDPSNFQDPLTFKPERQLIFSNPKFASPSITSIQEINGLSSSSSNSFALHHRSLPSINNNNNNNNNNNNNNNNNNNNNNNNNSNNNSINGNNKNNNRNCIQSFNNSALKKSFLSDSSSIIDNIVGTNRVDKLKLDSLNENSNINNNNNKDLLNVPNIIEINKNNPISNNKYNSYNNLTIEERNQRIIKNLPWGIGSKKCLGKELAKLIVKTIIVILYSQYTFDKHLDENDEELCDTNNQPKIQITFNPEIKPPLLLKSRKLFSISQPKQ from the exons ATGTTTTTAACAAGTATATTATatacaattataataattttaatattctaTAAAGGTTTAGaa tatttaattgaaaaaagatCATTCCCTTTAGTACACCCAATTAAAGGTGTTATGAATGGTACAAAAccatattttatatttggtGATTTACCATTTCAAAGATTATTAAACCttaaaccaaaattaaaagaactAGGaagtatttattttagatGGTTCTTTTGGTATCCAAtagttgaaattaaagatataaATGCAATTCAATATGTTTACAATGAAAAGTCAAATAATTATAGTCTTTATtggaatttaaataaatctagtaatttcattttaacaggttcagaaattaaaagattctttagaatttattattgtgCATTCAATTGTAAAGATTCATTACAAAGAATTATGCCAGTTATAAAATCACAAGTTTTTGATTTCATTCATTCTcacaaatttcaaaattcaacattatcaacaaatgatgatgttacaaat TTTatgttaaaattattaagtaGAGTTTATTTAGGTAGTAGTGATGAAGCATATCATTGCTTTAAagcaaattataaaaaatttaataagaGTTATTTAGacttttttcattatttatttccaaCATTATTAAAGATACCAAGTAAATTCTCAAGAAAATATATAAAGAATAAGAATAAGAGAGCTTTATATCAAGTGTTAGCAATGAAAGCTTATTATGGTGTTGTTAAACAATCAAGTGATGATCATATTGAAGAATCaatgataaatataataGCAGAGACAAGTTATAATGATAAAGAGGGGTTATCTCTTGAAGAGATAAAAATGCCATCCTATTTATTAAATGCATCCTCAATTAAAGGCCCAATGATAATGGTAGAGAATTTAATGTTTCAATTGATAGAAAAATCAGAGATTGAAAGTAAAATTCGTAAAGAGATTAAACTTGTATTTGAAAAGAATGGTAAAGATGtaaattcatttgattttgatgataTAATGGAAATGAAATACTTAGAAGCAACATTGgatgaaattaatagatTATATCCACCATTTCCAAAATTAATGCCACGTCAAACTAAAGAATCTGATAGAATCTTAGGATATCATATACCAAAGGGTACCATGATATCATGTCCTGTCGCTGATATACTTAGAGATCCTTCCAATTTTCAAGACCCATTAACATTTAAACCAGAACGTCAATTAATTTTCTCAAATCCTAAATTTGCATCACCATCGATTACTTCAATTCAAGAAATTAATGGATTAAGTAGTTcttcttcaaattcatttgCATTACATCATAGATCATTACCATCaattaacaacaacaacaacaacaacaacaacaacaacaacaacaacaacaacaacaacaacaacaacaacaacaacaacagcaataaCAACAGCATCAACGGtaacaataaaaacaataatagaaattgtattcaatcttttaataattcagcacttaaaaaatcatttttatctgATAGTTCCtcaattattgataatatagTTGGTACAAATCgtgttgataaattaaaattagattctttaaatgaaaatagcaatattaataataataataataaagatttattaaatgtaccaaatataattgaaattaataaaaataatccaatttcaaataataaatataattcttataataatttaacaattgaagaaagaaatcaaagaattattaaaaatttaccaTGGGGTATTGGTAGTAAAAAATGTTTAGGTAAAGAATTGGCAAAATTAATagtaaaaacaataattgtCATACTTTATTCTCAATATACTTTTGATAAACATCtcgatgaaaatgatgaagaattaTGTGATACTAATAATCAAcctaaaattcaaataactTTTAATCCAGAAATTAAACCACCTTTATTACTTAAATcaagaaaattattttcaatttctcaaccaaaacaataa
- a CDS encoding saposin B domain-containing protein, whose product MKSISFICLLIIGFLLIGNSFANDSIKSDEITCNLCNAIVGFAEKYVTTNATEQELIKKLDDYCGILPSEFSQSCVETVNNYGVLIIRLLINKEDADNICIMIELCPKSSSSSPSLFLINENNSNSNGTDCEICTFITKYAENLLEANKTIEDIVKVVDDFCKVLPSQYKTDCVAMASNYIPAIVKMLENNYNAEQVCQKLSFCLPPPPPSTEGTTLCDLCLDFANDAIEIVENSGDVEAQLLKECKYFFSFIPTIENQCEKIISENFDAIVNEIQDHINPTSLCQNFLHICN is encoded by the exons atgaaatcaatttcttttatttgtttattaattattggatttttattaattggaaATAGTTTTGCTAacgattcaattaaatcagaTGAAATCACATGTAATTTGTGTAATGCTATTGTAGGATTTGCAGAAAAATATGTTACTACAAATGCTACTgaacaagaattaattaaaaaacttgATGACTATTGCGGAATATTACCATCAGAATTTAGTCAATCT tgtGTTGAAACAGTTAATAACTATGGTGTATTAATTAttagattattaattaataaagaagatGCAGATAATATTTGTATAATGATTGAATTATGtccaaaatcatcatcatcatcaccatcattatttttaattaatgagaataatagtaatagtaatggcACAGATTGTGAAATTTGTACATTCATTACTAAATATGCtgaaaatttattagaagcaaataaaacaattgaagatattgtaaaagttgttgatgatttctGTAAAGTTTTACCATCTCAATATAAGACTGATTGTGTTGCCATGGCTTCAAATTATATTCCAGCAATTGTTAAAATGTTGGAGAACAATTATAATGCAGAACAAGTTTGTCAAAAGTTAAGTTTTtgtttaccaccaccaccaccatcaactGAAGGTACCACTCTATGTGATCTTTGTTTAGATTTCGCTAATGATGctattgaaattgttgaaaatTCAGGTGATGTTGAAGCACAACTTTTAAAAGAATGTAAATACTTTTTCTCATTCAtaccaacaattgaaaatcaatgTGAAAAAATTATAAGTGAAAATTTTGATGCAATTGTTAATGAAATTCAAGATCACATAAATCCAACCTCTCTTTGCCAAAATTTCCTCCATATTTGTAATTAA
- the vps4 gene encoding AAA ATPase domain-containing protein, with amino-acid sequence MGDVNFLQKAIQIVQQATEQDNAKNYAEAHRLYIQSLEWFTTALKYEKSERSKATIKAKTLEYLQRAEQLKEYLDKSKNKKPVAVGGNKSNSAGSANGAGKSAKEDDEDMDPEDKKRNDSLSSSIVTTKPNVKWDDVAGLYQAKEYLKEAVIFPIKFPQMFTGNRKPWKGILLYGPPGTGKSYLAKAVATEISSTFFSISPSDIVTKWLGDSEKLVKQLFEMAREKNNSVIFIDEVDSLCSSRNDQESESARRIKTEFLIQMNGVGNDSDGILVLAATNIPWGLDLAIRRRFEKRIYIGLPEPQARAKMFQIHIGSTPNTLVQADYKKLADLTEGYSGSDIGSLVKDAIMQPVRAVQCATHFKQIRAPSREDPSVMTDYVTPCSPGDPLAQEMTWMDIDPTKLKEPEITIADCLKSLRVIKPSVNKADLDRYVEFTNDFGQDGV; translated from the exons ATGGGTGATGTTAATTTCTTACAAAAAGCAATTCAAATTGTTCAACAAGCAACAGAACAAGATAATGCAAAAAATTATGCAGAAGCACATAGATTATATATCCAAAGTTTAGAATGGTTTACAACAGCTTTAAAAT atgaaaaaagCGAAAGATCAAAAGCAACAATTAAAGCAAAAACATTAGAATATCTTCAAAGAGCagaacaattaaaagaatatttagATAAATCAAAGAATAAGAAACCAGTAGCAGTTGGTggtaataaaagtaatagtGCTGGTAGTGCAAATGGTGCAGGTAAATCAGCAAAAGAGGATGATGAAGATATGGATCCAGaggataaaaaaagaaatgattcTTTATCCTCTTCAATTGTAACAACAAAACCAAATGTTAAATGGGATGATGTAGCTGGTTTATATCAAGCAAAAGAATACTTAAAAGAAGCTGTTATCTTTCCAATTAAATTTCCACAAATGTTTACAGGTAATAGAAAACCATGGAAaggtattttattatatggt cCACCAGGTACAGGTAAATCATATTTAGCAAAAGCAGTTGCAACAGAAATTTCATCaacatttttttcaatttcaccatCAGATATTGTTACCAAATGGTTAGGTGATAGTGAAAAATTGGTGAAACAATTGTTTGAGATGGCAAGGGAAAAGAATAATAGTGTAATTTTTATTGATGAAGTTGATTCTTTATGTTCATCACGTAATGATCAAGAATCTGAATCAGCAAGACGTATAAAGACAGAGTTTCTCATTCAAATGAATGGTGTTGGTAATGATTCCGATGGTATATTGGTATTGGCAGCAACAAATATTCCATGGGGTTTGGATTTAGCAATTCGTAGACGTTTTGAAAAGAGAATATATATCGGTTTACCAGAACCACAAGCAAGAGCCAAAATGTTTCAAATTCATATTGGTTCAACTCCAAATACATTAGTTCAAGCAGATTATAAAAAGTTGGCAGATTTAACCGAGGGTTACTCGGGTTCAGATATTGGTTCATTGGTAAAGGATGCAATTATGCAACCAGTTCGTGCAGTTCAATGTGCAACTCATTTCAAACAAATTAGAGCACCCTCTAGAGAGGATCCTTCAGTTATGACCGATTATGTCACACCTTGTTCACCTGGTGATCCATTGGCTCAAGAGATGACTTGGATGGATATTGACCCaactaaattaaaagaacCTGAAATTACAATCGCCGATTGTTTAAAGAGTTTAAGAGTTATTAAACCATCTGTTAATAAAGCTGATTTAGATAGATATGTTGAATTCACTAATGATTTTGGGCAAGATGGtgtataa
- a CDS encoding hypothetical protein (Short-chain dehydrogenase/oxidoreductase): MDYSKKLCVITGASSGFGEALAKILSKSGYSLLLLARRIEKMQEFNLPNCICQKVDVTNYDEFEKAVREAESFFGCKTDLMVNNAGVMLLGHIWEQDMKDWDKTLDVNVKGVLHGCRIVLKDMMDRNGGTIINVSSIAGLDPYELHSVYGASKYGVHCISNTIRKEVAQKNVRVMIISPGIAETELLSHNKSNEKVFNTYNSWKDTLKGQSMNPYNVANSIKFMYEMPQEITIRDLIICPTKQE; the protein is encoded by the exons atggattattcaaaaaaattatgtgTAATCACTGGTGCATCATCTGGATTTGGTGAAGCATTGGCCAAAATTTTATCTAAAAGTGGATATAGTTTATTACTTTTAGCTAgaagaattgaaaaaatgCAAGAATTTAATCTACCAAATTGTATTTGCCAAAAAGTTGATGTTACAAAttatgatgaatttgaaaaagctGTCAGAGAAGCAGAATCATTTTTTGGTTGTAAAACTGATTTAATGGTCAATAATG CTGGCGTTATGTTATTAGGACATATTTGGGAGCAAGATATGAAAGATTGGGATAAAACATTGGATGTAAATGTTAAAGGTGTATTACATGGATGTAGAATAGTTTTAAAGGATATGATGGATAGAAATGGTggaacaattattaatgtttCATCAATTGCAGGTTTGGATCCTTATGAATTACATTCAGTCTATGGTGCATCTAAATATGGTGTTCATTGTATCTCAAATACAATTAGAAAAGAAGTTGCTCAAAAAAATGTAAGAGTAATGATAATTTCACCTGGTATTGCTGAAACTGAATTACTATCACATAATAAATCCAATGAAAAAGTTTTCAACACATATAATAGTTGGAAAGATACATTAAAAGGTCAATCAATGAATCCATACAATGTtgcaaattcaattaaatttatgtATGAAATGCCTCAAGAAATTACAATTCGTGACTTGATTATTTGTCCAACTAAACAAGAATAA